The stretch of DNA GTGCGCTGGTGCGGCCAGGGCGCAGTTGTGCTTGGGGGCAGGCTGCTTGTAGGCAGGCGGGTTGCCGCCTAGGATCAGCCCCATGGCCACCAGTTCTTCTGCGGTGCGCAAGTTCACCGCACCCGGTCCCCCGCGAACCATCGTGCTCGGCTCGGGCGAGCGTCCGCTCGTGGCTGCCGCGGCCAGCGAGCTGCGATCGCAGATCGAGAGCCATTGCCAGATCGTGGCCTGGGACCTCACCTTCGCGATCGATCCGGCCGATTACGACGCCGAGTTGGTGATCGTGTTGGGCGGCGACGGTTCGATTCTCCGCGCCGTGCGCAAGCTGGGCGAACACCAGCGGCCGATCCTGGGAATCAACCTGGGCCGCCTGGGCTTCCTGGCCGACCTGCGGCCTGCCGAGCTGCCGGTCGTGCTGCCAGCATTGACAGCAGGTCAAACACGGATCGTCGATCACCTGATGTTCCACTGCGAACACCGCCGCGGCGAACGTGTGCTGGCACATTCCTTGGGCTTGAACGAAGTCGTGGTGCACGCCGGTCCGCCGTTCGCGATGCTCGAAGTCGATTTCTACGTTGACGCCGAATTAGTCACTACCTACAGTTGCGACGGCCTGATTGTCAGCACGCCGGTTGGCTCGACGGCGCATAGCCTCTCGGCCGGCGGCCCGATCCTGCGGAAAGATTTGCAGGCGTTCGTCGTCTCGCCCATCAGCCCGCACACGCTGACCAATCGGCCCGTGGTCGACGCGGCCGAGCGATGTTTCGAGCTGGTCGTGAACCAGCCGAACCCTGGTACGGACGTGGTCGTCGACGGACAGGTGCTGGGCAACTTGCAGGCCGGCGATCGCGTGTCGATCTGGCGTGCCTCGACGACCTTTCAGTTGATCGAAGTGCCCGGCCACAGTTACTACAAGACGCTCCGCGAAAAACTCGGTTGGAGTGGACAGCTTCATCCGGGCAGTTAGCCGGGTTGCCCGTGGCCCGGCCGGCGCGACAGGCAGTCGCGCTGCACGCGGTTACTCGAAAGGATGCGAGTTCGATGCGCACGTTCTGGGCTGTGTTCGCCGGCGTAGCGATATCCCTGGCGCCTTGCACTGCGCGTGCAGAGGCCAACGATGCAGCGCCTGTCGCCGACGCCTCGGCGCCAACGTATACGCTGCGTTACAAGTTCCAACCGGGCCAGGTGCTGCGCTGGCAGGTCGAGCATCGCGCCGAGATCCGGACCACGGTCGGCGGGACCACCCAAACCGCCGAAACAATCAGCGGTTCGATCAAGGCCTGGCGCGTGATCTCGGTCGAAGAAAACGGTAACGCCACGTTCGAGCACCTGGTCGAAAGCGTCGAAATGCGGCAGAAACTCGCTGGCCGCCAAGACGTGTACTACAACAGCCAGACCGACAAGCAGCCGC from Pirellulales bacterium encodes:
- a CDS encoding NAD(+)/NADH kinase — translated: MATSSSAVRKFTAPGPPRTIVLGSGERPLVAAAASELRSQIESHCQIVAWDLTFAIDPADYDAELVIVLGGDGSILRAVRKLGEHQRPILGINLGRLGFLADLRPAELPVVLPALTAGQTRIVDHLMFHCEHRRGERVLAHSLGLNEVVVHAGPPFAMLEVDFYVDAELVTTYSCDGLIVSTPVGSTAHSLSAGGPILRKDLQAFVVSPISPHTLTNRPVVDAAERCFELVVNQPNPGTDVVVDGQVLGNLQAGDRVSIWRASTTFQLIEVPGHSYYKTLREKLGWSGQLHPGS